From Camelus dromedarius isolate mCamDro1 chromosome 2, mCamDro1.pat, whole genome shotgun sequence, one genomic window encodes:
- the LOC105086840 gene encoding keratin-associated protein 13-1-like, whose protein sequence is MSHICCSGNFSSCSFGGHLHYPSSSCGSSYPSNLIYTMDLCSPSTCQLSSSLYSGCQETCCEPTRCQMSHGVPSPCQSSCYCPRTSMFCSPCWTNYAGSLGSGSGKGYSLVCRSRSCGSSGSLGSGVSGFPSLSRGSCHPIYVAS, encoded by the coding sequence ATGTCCCACATCTGCTGCTCTGGAAacttctcctcctgctcctttgGGGGCCACTTGCACTACCCAAGCTCTTCCTGTGGCTCCTCCTACCCCAGCAACCTGATCTACACCATGGACCTCTGCTCTCCCAGCACCTGCCAGCTGAGCTCCTCTCTGTACAGTGGCTGTCAGGAGACCTGCTGTGAGCCCACCAGGTGCCAGATGTCCCATGGTGTGCCCAGCCCCTGCCAGTCATCCTGCTACTGCCCTAGGACCTCCATGTTCTGCAGTCCCTGCTGGACAAATTATGCTGGGtctctgggctctgggtctggcaaAGGCTACTCCCTGGTCTGTCGATCCAGAAGCTGTGGGTCCAGTGGATCTCTGGGTTCTGGAGTCTCTGGCTTCCCTTCCCTGAGCCGTGGATCCTGCCATCCAATTTATGTGGCTTCTTGA